Proteins encoded by one window of Vibrio panuliri:
- a CDS encoding fumarylacetoacetate hydrolase family protein, protein MKLATLKSKTRDGELVVVNREMTRCIPVPAIAHTLQQALDNWADCSPLLEEISRDLNQGQLESMAFDSANCHSPLPRAFHWADGSAYVNHVELVRKARGAEMPASFWTDPLMYQGGSDSFIGPNEVIAFASEEWGIDFEAEVAVITDDVPMGCTHQQAQGAIRLLMLVNDVSLRHLIPSELAKGFGFFQSKPSSAFSPVAITPDELGDAWHGSKVHLPLRTTYNQHLFGCPNAGQDMNFSFAQLIQHAAKTRKLCAGTIIGSGTVSNKQGTDFGSAVSEGGVGYSCIAEIRMIETIRDGKPSTEFMHFGDTVRIEMLDEQGNSLFGAIDQKVVAIR, encoded by the coding sequence ATGAAACTTGCGACATTAAAGAGCAAAACCAGAGATGGCGAACTGGTCGTCGTCAATCGCGAGATGACGCGTTGTATCCCCGTTCCTGCCATAGCGCATACTCTGCAGCAGGCTTTAGACAACTGGGCTGATTGCTCGCCGCTACTTGAGGAGATCTCTCGTGATTTGAATCAAGGTCAGCTAGAAAGCATGGCATTTGACTCAGCAAATTGTCACTCACCGCTGCCAAGAGCTTTTCATTGGGCAGACGGTAGTGCCTACGTGAATCACGTCGAATTGGTCCGCAAGGCGCGCGGAGCAGAAATGCCAGCGAGTTTTTGGACTGACCCACTGATGTATCAAGGCGGGTCTGATAGCTTTATTGGTCCCAATGAGGTAATAGCGTTCGCCAGTGAGGAGTGGGGGATTGATTTTGAAGCAGAAGTGGCGGTCATTACCGATGATGTTCCGATGGGCTGTACACACCAACAAGCGCAAGGCGCTATTCGATTACTGATGCTGGTCAATGACGTTTCACTGCGTCATCTCATTCCTTCTGAGTTGGCAAAAGGATTTGGTTTTTTCCAATCTAAGCCTTCCTCGGCGTTTTCACCAGTCGCGATCACGCCGGATGAGTTAGGTGATGCTTGGCACGGCAGTAAAGTGCACTTACCACTCCGCACGACTTATAATCAGCACCTGTTTGGCTGTCCCAATGCAGGGCAAGATATGAACTTTAGTTTCGCGCAACTGATTCAGCACGCAGCAAAAACTCGCAAACTCTGTGCAGGGACTATAATTGGTTCAGGTACTGTCTCAAACAAGCAAGGTACTGATTTTGGTAGTGCGGTGAGTGAAGGTGGTGTGGGTTACTCCTGTATTGCTGAGATTCGTATGATAGAAACGATTCGTGATGGAAAACCATCAACAGAGTTTATGCATTTTGGCGACACAGTTCGCATTGAAATGCTCGATGAGCAGGGCAACAGTTTGTTTGGAGCGATAGATCAAAAGGTGGTAGCAATAAGATGA
- a CDS encoding M20/M25/M40 family metallo-hydrolase yields the protein MTQINRDRLVEHFCQLVKIDSESGFEKEIAETLAEQLGEMGFTVHKLPVPEQYTNGFNVYARLDGQIEDSIVLSCHMDTVTPGKGIEPVIEDGIIRSKGNTILGGDDKSGIAAIMEAVRCIQAENLAHKTIELAFTVHEEGGLRGSEHFDMAMIQSNKAIVLDTGGPIGTIVNAAPGQQKIVATIKGRPAHAGLAPEEGISAISVAADAITQMKLLRIDEETTANIGIVEGGNATNIVMPELKIVAEARSLNDDKLTKQVEHMIDTFQAAAAKHGAEVEIESTRAYNAFVLNDDHPHIEQVKASFAAIGTEPNTKATGGGSDANNFNKLGLTTVNISTGMAKVHTTEEYIAIDDMVKVTEFVKHYLTH from the coding sequence ATGACACAAATTAACCGTGACCGATTGGTAGAGCACTTCTGCCAACTAGTAAAAATCGACAGCGAATCTGGTTTTGAAAAAGAGATTGCTGAAACGTTAGCTGAGCAACTTGGTGAGATGGGCTTTACTGTGCATAAACTGCCAGTACCTGAGCAATACACCAATGGATTCAACGTTTACGCTCGCCTAGACGGTCAAATTGAAGATAGCATTGTACTAAGCTGCCACATGGATACTGTGACTCCAGGAAAAGGCATTGAACCTGTTATTGAAGATGGCATCATCCGCTCTAAGGGCAACACGATTCTTGGTGGTGATGACAAATCCGGTATTGCTGCAATCATGGAAGCGGTGCGTTGCATTCAAGCTGAGAACCTAGCACACAAGACTATTGAACTCGCGTTTACAGTTCATGAAGAAGGTGGTCTACGTGGCTCAGAGCACTTTGATATGGCAATGATTCAATCTAATAAAGCCATCGTACTCGATACTGGCGGCCCGATTGGCACCATCGTTAATGCAGCACCTGGTCAGCAAAAAATCGTGGCGACAATCAAAGGTCGTCCAGCTCACGCAGGTCTAGCCCCAGAAGAAGGCATCAGCGCGATCAGCGTTGCAGCGGATGCGATTACACAAATGAAATTGCTACGTATCGATGAAGAAACAACGGCAAACATCGGTATTGTTGAAGGTGGTAACGCAACTAACATCGTTATGCCTGAACTTAAAATTGTCGCTGAAGCGCGTTCACTCAACGATGACAAACTTACAAAGCAAGTTGAGCATATGATTGACACCTTCCAAGCGGCAGCAGCGAAACATGGTGCGGAAGTTGAAATCGAATCAACACGTGCCTACAACGCATTTGTTCTTAATGATGATCATCCACATATCGAGCAGGTGAAAGCATCATTTGCCGCGATTGGCACCGAACCAAATACTAAAGCGACGGGTGGCGGCAGCGATGCAAACAACTTCAACAAGTTGGGGCTAACTACCGTTAATATTTCAACGGGTATGGCAAAAGTACACACGACTGAAGAGTACATCGCCATTGATGACATGGTTAAAGTGACGGAATTTGTGAAGCACTACCTAACTCACTAA
- a CDS encoding DUF2786 domain-containing protein, producing the protein MDKQKALKKIAKCLELGNSANVNEAANAIKMAHRLMLKYGLDKDDIEFIKMGKTQSTHLLPSNISSTLLRIIRGINTRFGVEAVLLNHKGLKRVEFIGEADRAIFAAFAFDIVYRELNEHTGKFRNSFAGTGTSSMEVNRRVNSFVSGWVEGALEKLPIISPDEESANKIEDYIDKEFKNIDRETFKQQLREAMKNLTDDYEVGLKKGRTLSVSRPIDGAQAPKLLR; encoded by the coding sequence ATGGATAAACAAAAAGCCCTCAAAAAGATTGCCAAGTGTTTAGAGCTGGGTAACTCTGCCAATGTCAACGAAGCCGCGAACGCCATTAAGATGGCGCATCGCCTGATGCTAAAATATGGCTTGGATAAGGACGATATTGAGTTTATCAAGATGGGCAAAACTCAATCGACCCATCTATTGCCGTCGAATATCAGCTCAACATTGCTCCGTATCATCCGAGGAATCAACACTCGCTTTGGTGTTGAAGCAGTATTGCTTAATCATAAGGGGCTAAAGCGTGTTGAGTTTATTGGAGAAGCGGACCGCGCTATTTTTGCCGCTTTCGCCTTTGACATTGTCTACCGAGAACTCAATGAGCATACTGGCAAGTTTCGCAACAGCTTTGCGGGCACGGGTACGTCTTCGATGGAAGTCAATCGCCGCGTAAACTCGTTTGTTTCTGGGTGGGTTGAAGGTGCGTTAGAAAAACTGCCGATCATTTCACCAGATGAAGAATCTGCCAATAAGATTGAAGACTACATCGATAAAGAGTTCAAAAATATCGACCGCGAAACCTTCAAACAACAGCTTCGTGAAGCGATGAAGAACCTCACTGACGATTATGAAGTCGGACTTAAAAAAGGTCGTACTCTTTCAGTCAGTCGCCCAATCGACGGCGCACAAGCCCCGAAGTTACTGCGATAA
- a CDS encoding TolC family protein yields MKTKYHQIALSLVLALSAVSSVNARGIEPPPAMTTQSPTSLEQIIAIALSNDASRAQLIAQSNATLSSGQAKATLMDPTIKLGVGGMPVDSFRLDQDPMSNISLGVMQKFDRGDTIELQQTQAEQQAEVVLQQADSRAQDITTTVTALWLELGYNQKVNALLNKQKQWLEQLIASLDSNYSLGLSESQDVISAQLKLSQLEQKLVSNQQMQAKISAQLSEWLGSNWLEQTNQILASNQLHWDNLESLLTQAKDAQARYQLLLKHPTIKAIDSSLASAETQVSIAEEAYAPQFGVEVMYAHRQANNMRGEPAPDMVSAYLTMDIPLFTGSKQDKALEAAQYQVGAAKSQRDAWLYRMEAQLSALLSDRQHIQQRITLYTNHLLKQARAQRDAIERGYQTNRAGFSDIVTSSITEISLELERERLITDLNLTNNQIASLVGIYQSADYSLSRR; encoded by the coding sequence GTGAAAACAAAATACCACCAAATTGCGCTAAGCCTTGTTTTGGCTTTAAGCGCGGTGAGCTCTGTGAATGCACGCGGTATCGAACCACCACCAGCGATGACGACACAGTCACCAACATCTCTTGAGCAGATCATTGCCATTGCCCTTAGCAATGATGCCAGTCGTGCACAATTAATCGCTCAATCGAATGCAACCTTAAGCAGCGGACAAGCGAAAGCAACACTGATGGATCCAACCATTAAGTTGGGCGTGGGTGGCATGCCCGTTGATAGTTTCCGCCTTGATCAAGACCCAATGAGTAATATTTCTCTTGGTGTGATGCAAAAGTTTGATCGCGGCGACACCATTGAACTGCAACAGACTCAGGCAGAACAACAGGCCGAAGTCGTCTTGCAACAAGCAGACTCACGCGCTCAAGACATCACCACAACCGTGACAGCTTTGTGGCTTGAGCTAGGTTATAACCAAAAAGTCAACGCTCTACTCAATAAACAAAAGCAATGGTTAGAGCAGCTAATTGCGAGCCTCGATAGCAACTATTCACTAGGTTTGAGTGAGTCGCAAGATGTCATATCAGCACAATTAAAGCTCAGCCAACTCGAGCAAAAACTGGTTAGCAACCAACAGATGCAAGCCAAAATAAGCGCACAGCTTTCTGAATGGCTAGGAAGCAACTGGCTCGAACAAACCAATCAAATTCTCGCTTCAAATCAGCTCCACTGGGATAATTTGGAGAGCCTACTGACGCAAGCTAAAGACGCTCAAGCACGCTACCAACTACTGCTAAAACACCCAACAATCAAGGCGATTGACTCTTCTTTAGCGAGTGCCGAGACCCAAGTCTCTATCGCAGAAGAGGCCTATGCACCGCAGTTTGGTGTCGAAGTTATGTACGCCCATCGGCAAGCAAACAATATGCGTGGTGAGCCCGCGCCGGATATGGTCAGCGCGTATCTCACCATGGATATTCCCCTCTTCACTGGCAGCAAACAGGACAAAGCCTTGGAAGCGGCACAGTACCAAGTGGGGGCGGCTAAATCTCAACGTGATGCGTGGCTTTACCGAATGGAAGCGCAGCTGTCAGCCTTGCTATCAGATCGTCAGCATATTCAACAGCGAATAACTCTCTATACCAATCACTTACTCAAACAAGCTCGCGCTCAACGCGATGCGATAGAAAGAGGCTATCAAACCAATCGAGCAGGTTTTAGTGACATTGTCACGTCATCCATCACTGAGATTTCCCTTGAGTTGGAGCGTGAGCGCCTTATTACGGATCTCAATCTCACCAACAACCAAATCGCCAGCCTTGTTGGCATCTACCAATCTGCTGACTATTCGCTAAGCCGTCGCTAG
- a CDS encoding J domain-containing protein, which translates to MMKFITTLALLWSSFTIANSGNPAFSELLDQADLNNPRAQYQLYQAYLSGDGVTQSPQEALYWLKQAALNRYKLAQYDLVEQYLTGGLTKPDINKAVFWLTKLAISGDDKAQYELGQIYEKRAQSVDTLSQAKLWYQMAAESYPDAELALNRLLEQEFNQQRAKQLAQLDQLNSQNQTSSGTLPSWFSAGRLSNSLLLTLCISTLIALGFVTVIWRRKQRSPSTLSDAQTVFNREPDNGVAHPDVYKLKNQLAQQTKQIHKQKQQIEALYGQLKSQQLSTAQASQTIRPVNNSFSLACAMFGFEENQLPEAGKIKLRYKQLCKIYHPDLKGSDDEMKRLNQALKTILDHLKKSR; encoded by the coding sequence ATGATGAAATTCATCACAACATTAGCCCTTCTCTGGTCATCATTCACTATTGCCAACTCAGGCAATCCAGCTTTCTCTGAACTGCTTGATCAAGCAGATCTCAATAACCCACGCGCTCAGTATCAGCTTTATCAAGCCTACTTGTCTGGTGACGGCGTCACTCAATCACCACAAGAAGCTCTGTATTGGCTCAAGCAAGCGGCGTTAAATCGTTATAAACTCGCGCAGTATGATTTAGTCGAGCAATATCTTACCGGTGGGTTAACCAAACCAGACATCAATAAAGCCGTTTTTTGGCTGACCAAGTTGGCGATTTCAGGCGACGATAAGGCCCAATACGAGCTTGGACAAATTTATGAGAAGCGGGCTCAGTCTGTTGACACTTTGTCACAAGCCAAGCTTTGGTATCAAATGGCTGCCGAGTCCTATCCTGATGCAGAGCTAGCGCTCAATAGATTACTCGAACAGGAGTTCAATCAACAAAGAGCAAAGCAGTTAGCGCAGCTTGACCAACTCAATAGTCAAAACCAGACCTCATCCGGCACCTTGCCTTCGTGGTTTAGCGCAGGACGACTGTCAAACTCACTTCTACTGACGCTGTGTATATCAACCCTCATAGCTTTAGGTTTCGTCACGGTCATTTGGCGACGCAAACAGCGCAGCCCAAGCACACTCAGTGACGCGCAAACTGTTTTCAATAGAGAACCTGATAATGGTGTTGCTCATCCTGATGTTTACAAACTTAAAAATCAGCTCGCTCAGCAAACCAAGCAGATCCATAAGCAAAAACAACAGATCGAAGCGCTTTATGGCCAATTAAAGAGCCAGCAGCTCTCTACCGCTCAAGCATCTCAAACCATTCGCCCCGTGAACAACTCATTCTCACTCGCATGCGCGATGTTTGGTTTCGAGGAAAACCAGCTTCCGGAGGCTGGCAAAATCAAACTACGCTACAAGCAATTATGTAAGATTTATCACCCTGATCTAAAAGGCAGTGACGACGAAATGAAGCGCTTAAATCAAGCGTTGAAGACCATTTTGGATCATCTGAAAAAATCACGTTAA
- the hppD gene encoding 4-hydroxyphenylpyruvate dioxygenase, with the protein MDEQLTQLANPLGTDGFEFVEYTAADAHGIEALKTLFLSLGFAEVAKHRSKQAWLFQQGDVSFIVNAQPHSQAEAFARQHGPSVCGMAFRVKDCGKAMEHALANGAQQYVTDIGPMELSIPAIYGIGESLIYFVDRYGEQNIYDVDFCFYPDAERQRQTQSVGLLEIDHLTHNVKQGHMDVWSGFYERIGNFREIRYFDIEGKLTGLVSRAMTAPCGKIRIPINESSDDKSQIEEFIREYNGEGIQHIAMSTDDIYHTVKTLRDRGMSFMPTPDTYYEKVNQRVAGHSEDLELLKQLRILIDGAPMKDGILLQIFTQTVIGPVFFEIIQRKGNQGFGEGNFKALFESIEEDQIRRGVLKDA; encoded by the coding sequence ATGGATGAGCAATTAACCCAACTTGCTAACCCACTCGGTACCGACGGCTTTGAGTTTGTTGAGTATACCGCAGCCGATGCTCATGGTATCGAGGCGTTGAAGACGTTATTTCTATCACTCGGTTTTGCCGAAGTTGCCAAGCATCGTTCAAAACAAGCATGGTTGTTTCAACAAGGCGATGTCAGTTTCATTGTCAACGCTCAACCTCATAGCCAAGCTGAAGCATTTGCACGTCAGCATGGCCCTTCAGTGTGTGGGATGGCATTTCGCGTCAAAGATTGCGGTAAAGCGATGGAACACGCCTTAGCAAATGGTGCGCAACAATATGTAACGGATATCGGCCCGATGGAGCTATCGATTCCAGCCATCTATGGGATTGGTGAAAGCCTAATTTACTTTGTTGATCGTTACGGTGAGCAGAATATTTATGACGTCGACTTCTGTTTTTATCCTGATGCCGAGCGCCAACGGCAAACACAATCTGTCGGGCTATTAGAAATTGACCACTTAACTCACAACGTTAAGCAAGGCCATATGGATGTTTGGTCTGGTTTCTATGAACGAATAGGCAATTTTCGTGAAATTCGCTATTTCGACATTGAAGGCAAACTGACAGGGCTTGTGAGCCGAGCGATGACAGCCCCTTGTGGCAAAATCCGTATTCCGATTAACGAATCTTCTGATGATAAATCTCAAATCGAAGAGTTTATTCGCGAGTATAACGGGGAAGGAATACAGCATATTGCGATGAGTACAGATGATATTTATCACACGGTTAAGACTTTACGCGACCGAGGGATGTCTTTTATGCCCACGCCGGATACCTATTATGAAAAGGTCAACCAGCGAGTAGCAGGGCACAGTGAAGACTTAGAGCTGCTCAAGCAACTGCGCATATTGATAGATGGTGCGCCAATGAAAGACGGTATTTTGCTGCAAATTTTCACCCAAACCGTCATAGGTCCGGTGTTCTTTGAAATTATCCAGCGCAAAGGCAACCAAGGATTTGGCGAAGGCAACTTTAAGGCGTTGTTTGAGTCAATCGAAGAAGATCAGATTCGGCGCGGGGTACTAAAAGATGCGTAG
- a CDS encoding efflux RND transporter periplasmic adaptor subunit, with product MKTFNVATLALLIGSGIGFAANHWMTANSQHTPLNTQASSDEPLYWVAPMDPNYKRDKPGKSPMGMDLIPVYAEDAKGETQVQGTVTISPAVENNLGVKTDIVKLQPLQPIIDAVGYIAFDESTLWQTNVRTSGWVEKLNVDAVGEKVSRGDILFTFYSPDLVKAQEELLNAKRTGRKNLIFAAKDRLKALGVDSSQIEQIYRSGKAKQNIEIKALADGVIAKLNIREGGYLSPAQTVISAGPLNHVWVDVELFERQSHWIKAGSQAEMRLDAIPGQTWQGNVDYVYPILDPATRTLRVRLKFDNPNGALKPNMFAQIALKPVSEQPVLTIPSSAVIRSGGMSRVVLALGDGQYRSARITVAREAGDRVEVKQGLQEGDRIVTSAQFMLDSESSQSADLSRINGVTVHAESAWALGTISDVMLDHRMLTINHQPVAKWNWPGMTMNFTVADNVDIRPLKQGATIEFEMVKTPQGQYQITAVKAANGAINQMWVEGTITMLMADFDMITLSHQAVPDWQWQAGEQNFSLSDNFDLSPFSEGQNVRFLVENNAGEWTLKQIEALGGQQ from the coding sequence ATGAAAACATTTAACGTTGCTACCCTTGCTCTATTAATCGGTAGTGGAATTGGCTTTGCCGCGAACCATTGGATGACTGCAAATAGCCAACATACGCCGCTAAATACTCAAGCCTCCTCCGACGAGCCGCTCTATTGGGTCGCCCCAATGGACCCGAACTACAAACGAGATAAACCGGGTAAATCGCCGATGGGCATGGATCTCATTCCTGTTTATGCTGAGGATGCCAAAGGTGAAACTCAAGTCCAAGGTACGGTAACTATCTCACCCGCGGTAGAAAACAATCTTGGCGTGAAAACCGATATAGTGAAGCTTCAGCCACTACAACCAATCATCGATGCGGTCGGCTATATCGCATTTGATGAAAGTACCTTGTGGCAAACTAACGTCCGCACCAGTGGTTGGGTTGAAAAACTCAATGTCGATGCCGTAGGAGAGAAAGTGTCACGCGGCGACATTCTGTTCACTTTCTACTCACCAGATTTAGTCAAAGCGCAGGAAGAGTTGCTTAATGCCAAACGAACTGGGCGCAAAAATCTAATCTTCGCCGCAAAAGATAGACTAAAGGCGTTAGGCGTTGACTCATCACAAATTGAGCAAATCTATCGCTCAGGAAAAGCCAAACAAAATATCGAGATTAAAGCACTCGCTGACGGAGTCATTGCCAAGCTCAATATCCGCGAAGGCGGATATTTATCTCCGGCACAAACCGTTATTAGTGCCGGACCTCTTAACCATGTCTGGGTCGATGTGGAGCTGTTTGAGCGTCAATCCCACTGGATAAAAGCAGGCAGTCAAGCTGAGATGCGTTTGGATGCCATTCCTGGTCAAACATGGCAAGGCAATGTGGATTACGTTTATCCAATTCTAGACCCTGCCACCCGCACACTTCGTGTACGACTTAAATTTGATAACCCTAATGGCGCACTGAAACCCAATATGTTTGCGCAAATTGCACTAAAACCCGTAAGCGAGCAACCCGTTTTAACTATCCCTAGTTCAGCGGTCATTCGCTCAGGTGGTATGAGCCGCGTGGTGCTTGCCCTAGGGGATGGTCAATATCGTTCAGCGCGTATCACTGTCGCCCGAGAGGCAGGAGACCGAGTTGAGGTAAAACAAGGGTTGCAAGAAGGCGATCGCATTGTCACCTCAGCGCAATTTATGCTCGACTCAGAATCAAGCCAAAGCGCCGATCTATCCAGAATAAACGGTGTAACCGTTCATGCAGAAAGTGCTTGGGCTCTCGGTACGATCAGCGATGTCATGCTTGATCACCGTATGTTGACCATCAATCACCAACCAGTAGCGAAATGGAACTGGCCCGGCATGACGATGAACTTCACCGTTGCAGACAACGTTGACATCCGCCCGCTAAAACAAGGCGCGACCATTGAGTTTGAAATGGTTAAAACGCCTCAAGGTCAATATCAGATTACTGCCGTTAAAGCTGCAAATGGCGCAATTAATCAAATGTGGGTTGAAGGCACTATCACCATGCTGATGGCAGATTTTGACATGATCACCTTGTCTCACCAAGCCGTGCCTGATTGGCAATGGCAAGCGGGAGAGCAAAACTTTTCGCTTAGTGACAACTTTGATCTCTCACCATTTAGTGAGGGCCAAAACGTACGGTTTCTAGTTGAAAACAATGCTGGCGAATGGACGCTCAAACAAATTGAAGCATTAGGAGGTCAACAATGA
- a CDS encoding OmpA family protein — MKKLTLALALTVALTGCQATQRQNATTGESETNSATKGALIGAIAGVAVGLATGDNAKERRKNALIGAAGGAAIGGGAGYYFDQQEAALRKELLDSGVQVERVGENQLLLRLENGIGFQSSSYQLDPTIHRTLRGVARILVEYPDTSLVIEGHTDSTGNDTMNQTLSERRAESVRSYLVQQGVAPGRAISRGYGERFPLCSNDTTAGRACNRRVEIQILPLK, encoded by the coding sequence GTGAAAAAACTTACTTTAGCTCTAGCTCTCACCGTTGCACTTACAGGCTGTCAGGCAACACAACGTCAAAACGCGACCACTGGTGAATCTGAAACGAATTCAGCGACCAAAGGCGCATTGATTGGTGCAATCGCAGGTGTAGCTGTCGGGCTAGCAACCGGAGATAACGCCAAAGAACGTCGTAAAAATGCACTAATTGGTGCCGCTGGTGGCGCAGCAATCGGTGGAGGCGCGGGCTATTATTTTGACCAACAAGAAGCGGCTCTGCGAAAAGAGCTGCTCGACTCTGGTGTGCAAGTAGAACGTGTTGGTGAAAACCAACTGCTACTTCGCCTAGAAAATGGCATCGGTTTTCAATCTAGCTCATACCAGCTAGACCCGACCATTCATCGCACTTTACGTGGTGTGGCACGAATTCTGGTTGAATACCCAGACACAAGCCTTGTAATCGAAGGCCATACCGATAGCACGGGCAACGACACAATGAACCAAACTCTCTCTGAGCGTCGTGCTGAGTCGGTTCGTAGCTACTTAGTACAACAAGGTGTTGCTCCGGGTCGCGCGATTTCTCGTGGCTATGGCGAGCGTTTCCCTCTGTGTTCAAATGACACAACTGCTGGCCGTGCTTGTAACCGTCGCGTAGAAATTCAGATTTTACCGCTGAAATAA
- a CDS encoding homogentisate 1,2-dioxygenase, with protein MRRRITYPHREGSCSKQAHADFPAEGIFEREAGRCGFFGPASHFHHRHAPTGWSDWEGELRPRAFNFNLLEASTQPSPWDVPILLSNNECKIRVWQVKQPMEFLSRNADGDELLFIHQGSAEFFCDYGHLTVATGDYVVIPRSTNWRLEPHQPMFILMIENSEGAYSLPEKGIVGQHAVFDPAVLDVPEINTAFQAQYSESTTQVKVKRHQEVSTITYPFNPLDAIGWHGDLSVVRLNWRDIRPLMSHRYHLPPSAHTTFVADGFVVCTFVPRPIESDPGALKVPFYHNNDDYDEVLFYHEGDFFSRDNIEAGMVTFHPAGFTHGPHPKAFAAGLAQQKKRTDEVAVMIDTRRALRFSSDAEQVELRDYVYSWQEQKEVK; from the coding sequence ATGCGTAGACGAATTACTTATCCTCACCGTGAAGGTAGTTGCTCAAAACAAGCGCATGCAGACTTTCCTGCTGAGGGTATCTTTGAGAGAGAAGCGGGACGTTGTGGCTTTTTTGGGCCCGCATCTCACTTCCATCACCGCCATGCGCCAACGGGCTGGAGCGACTGGGAAGGGGAGTTAAGACCGAGAGCATTCAACTTTAATTTGCTCGAAGCCAGCACTCAGCCATCACCATGGGATGTGCCAATATTGCTCAGCAACAATGAGTGTAAGATCCGAGTATGGCAGGTAAAACAACCTATGGAGTTTCTTTCTCGCAATGCCGATGGTGATGAGTTGCTGTTTATACATCAAGGCAGTGCGGAGTTTTTTTGCGATTATGGACATTTGACGGTGGCAACGGGTGACTACGTAGTTATTCCACGTTCGACTAACTGGCGTTTAGAGCCACATCAACCCATGTTCATTTTAATGATAGAAAATAGTGAGGGTGCTTACAGTTTGCCGGAAAAAGGAATTGTAGGGCAACATGCAGTGTTCGACCCTGCAGTGCTTGACGTCCCGGAGATCAACACGGCGTTTCAGGCTCAATATAGTGAATCAACGACACAAGTAAAAGTAAAACGACATCAAGAAGTTAGCACCATCACTTATCCTTTCAATCCTTTAGATGCGATTGGTTGGCACGGTGATCTATCTGTTGTTCGGCTCAACTGGCGCGACATTCGTCCACTGATGTCTCATCGTTATCATTTGCCACCGTCTGCACATACCACCTTTGTTGCTGACGGTTTCGTGGTGTGCACTTTTGTTCCAAGGCCGATAGAGAGTGATCCTGGCGCACTCAAAGTCCCGTTTTATCACAACAATGATGATTACGATGAAGTACTGTTTTATCACGAAGGTGATTTCTTCAGTCGTGACAATATTGAAGCGGGAATGGTGACCTTCCATCCTGCTGGGTTCACTCATGGACCGCACCCCAAAGCATTCGCTGCTGGATTGGCGCAGCAAAAGAAACGTACTGATGAAGTGGCAGTGATGATCGACACTCGACGAGCATTAAGGTTCTCCAGTGATGCCGAGCAAGTGGAGCTCCGTGATTATGTCTACAGTTGGCAAGAACAGAAGGAGGTGAAATGA
- the maiA gene encoding maleylacetoacetate isomerase: protein MRLYGYWRSSAAYRVRIALNLKKLRYDYFAVNLIKDGGQQHTDEFHRINPNELVPVLMDGATRISQSLTIIDYLDDHYPEPLLTPLSGEKRYKIKELAQDIAIDIHPLNNLRVQQYLINHADFDKEDEVEWLRHWITVGFAALDDKLRHTAGVYSVGAEVSLVDVCLVPQVYNALRFDVDVSQYPTIDRLYRALNEIPEFYRAAPERQPDSPQNKAT, encoded by the coding sequence ATGAGACTATATGGTTACTGGCGCTCGTCAGCAGCCTATCGAGTAAGGATAGCGCTGAATCTTAAGAAACTTCGTTATGATTACTTTGCCGTCAACTTGATTAAAGATGGTGGGCAGCAACATACAGACGAGTTTCATCGTATCAATCCCAATGAGTTAGTACCGGTCTTAATGGATGGGGCAACGAGAATAAGCCAATCGCTAACAATCATTGATTATCTTGATGATCATTATCCCGAGCCACTTTTGACCCCATTAAGTGGTGAAAAACGTTACAAAATAAAAGAACTCGCTCAAGATATCGCAATTGATATTCATCCGTTAAATAACCTGCGGGTACAGCAATACCTAATTAACCACGCCGACTTTGACAAAGAAGATGAAGTCGAATGGCTGAGACATTGGATTACGGTGGGTTTTGCGGCACTTGATGACAAGCTTAGACATACCGCGGGTGTCTACAGTGTTGGTGCAGAAGTATCCTTAGTGGACGTCTGTTTAGTGCCTCAAGTATATAATGCGCTTCGTTTTGATGTTGATGTTAGCCAATATCCAACGATTGACCGATTATATCGAGCGCTTAATGAGATTCCCGAGTTTTATCGGGCTGCCCCCGAGCGCCAACCGGATTCACCGCAAAACAAAGCCACCTAA